A window from Bdellovibrionales bacterium encodes these proteins:
- a CDS encoding chloride channel protein translates to MKNTESKLINRYLRWTFFSAISGFLAGIASSVFLISLEWATNTRDKAPVIIWALPIAGFFIGWTYHHFGKNVAAGNNLILNEIHDPKKVIPVHMAPFILVGTILTHLFGGSAGREGTAVQLGASLSDQLTHFFRIEPEERKILLAAGAGAGFGAAVGAPWAGVVFGMEVINVGKLRLFAWFECFVASFVGFGVSHLLQAPHSQFPSVEIPSVDAKALFLSELGNCVWHLSQTFSMSTHLAKEPRNDLYPILL, encoded by the coding sequence TTGAAAAACACCGAATCAAAACTGATTAACCGCTATCTCCGCTGGACATTCTTCAGTGCCATTAGCGGCTTTCTTGCCGGTATTGCATCATCTGTTTTTCTGATTTCACTTGAATGGGCTACAAACACTCGCGATAAGGCGCCTGTTATTATCTGGGCGCTCCCCATTGCTGGCTTTTTTATCGGTTGGACCTATCACCACTTCGGTAAAAATGTGGCGGCAGGAAATAATCTAATTCTCAATGAAATTCATGATCCAAAGAAAGTAATTCCCGTCCATATGGCTCCCTTTATTCTTGTGGGAACAATCCTTACTCATTTGTTTGGCGGCTCAGCAGGCCGTGAAGGAACAGCCGTACAGTTGGGGGCCTCGCTTTCGGATCAACTGACACATTTCTTTAGGATCGAGCCCGAGGAGCGAAAGATTCTGCTCGCCGCAGGAGCTGGAGCTGGGTTTGGCGCAGCCGTTGGTGCACCATGGGCCGGAGTGGTGTTCGGCATGGAAGTGATTAATGTCGGTAAGCTCAGGCTTTTTGCCTGGTTTGAGTGTTTCGTCGCCTCCTTTGTTGGGTTCGGTGTTTCACATCTTCTTCAAGCCCCTCATTCCCAATTTCCGTCTGTTGAGATTCCTTCGGTTGATGCGAAAGCCCTTTTTTTGTCGGAGTTAGGGAATTGCGTTTGGCATCTCAGCCAAACTTTTTCCATGAGTACTCATCTTGCGAAAGAACCGCGAAACGATTTATATCCTATCCTCCTTTGA